In one Parvibaculum sp. genomic region, the following are encoded:
- a CDS encoding beta-eliminating lyase-related protein, whose amino-acid sequence MDFTSDNAAGAAPEILAALARVNAGTEASYGSDAVTARLIRRFSEIFEREVAVYPVVTGTAANALALAALTPPHGAVMCHELAHVHVDECGAPEMFSGGAKLVPLSGAGARIEPAALEAALAALPAGIVHHVQPAALTLTQSTELGAVYTPDEIRALVEIARGRGLHVHMDGARFANALATLGLSPAEATWKAGIDIMSFGATKNGALAAEAVIVFDPALARDLAFRRKRAGHLLSKMRFVSAQLEAYLENGLWLRLAAHANAMTGRLAAGLAALPDATLHVEPQANEIFVRLQTSTIARLRKGGARFHPWPMPGDDAQARTVRLVTSFQSQPSEIDAFLALAAG is encoded by the coding sequence ATGGACTTCACGAGCGACAACGCGGCCGGGGCGGCGCCGGAAATCCTGGCAGCGCTCGCCCGGGTGAATGCCGGAACCGAGGCTTCCTACGGCAGCGACGCGGTGACGGCGCGCCTCATCCGGCGGTTTTCGGAGATTTTCGAACGGGAGGTGGCGGTCTACCCGGTCGTCACCGGCACGGCGGCCAATGCGCTGGCGCTGGCGGCGCTGACGCCGCCACACGGCGCCGTAATGTGCCATGAGCTTGCGCATGTGCATGTCGATGAATGCGGCGCGCCCGAGATGTTTTCGGGCGGCGCAAAGCTGGTGCCGCTTTCGGGCGCCGGCGCCAGGATCGAACCGGCCGCACTCGAGGCGGCGCTGGCGGCACTTCCGGCCGGCATCGTTCATCATGTGCAGCCGGCGGCGTTGACGCTGACGCAATCGACCGAGCTTGGCGCGGTCTATACGCCGGATGAAATTCGCGCGCTTGTCGAAATCGCGCGCGGGCGCGGCTTGCACGTTCACATGGACGGTGCGCGATTTGCCAATGCGCTGGCGACGCTCGGGCTTTCGCCGGCCGAAGCGACATGGAAGGCCGGCATCGACATCATGTCGTTCGGTGCCACCAAGAACGGTGCGCTGGCGGCCGAGGCCGTGATCGTTTTCGATCCGGCGCTGGCGCGCGATCTTGCGTTCCGGCGCAAGCGGGCCGGGCACCTTCTGTCGAAGATGCGCTTCGTCTCGGCGCAGCTCGAAGCCTATCTGGAAAACGGTTTGTGGTTGCGGCTGGCGGCGCATGCGAACGCCATGACGGGCCGTCTCGCCGCGGGCCTTGCCGCACTGCCGGACGCGACGCTTCACGTCGAGCCGCAGGCGAACGAAATATTCGTCAGACTGCAGACGAGCACCATCGCCCGGCTCAGAAAAGGCGGCGCGCGCTTCCATCCCTGGCCGATGCCGGGCGACGACGCGCAGGCTCGGACCGTCCGCCTCGTGACGTCTTTTCAGTCGCAACCGTCCGAAATCGACGCGTTTCTGGCCCTGGCGGCCGGTTGA
- a CDS encoding AzlC family ABC transporter permease, whose amino-acid sequence MKPATGDYVEGVRVMLPLLPGAVPFGMIAGAVAAEAKFGAAAGIGQSIVIYAGAAQLASTQLIADAAPALIVVLTGLVINLRFAMYSASLAPHFAGLSLRRRAMLAYLMTDQSYALGITRYTADSEITARAKARFYLGGAIAMWVVWLAATAAGFTLGSRVPPSWSLDFFVPLSFLALLVPGIRDRAAGLAAVTGATVAVAASGLPFNLGLFLAAACGIAAGYFCETRWTPKKPQQGEN is encoded by the coding sequence ATGAAACCGGCAACTGGCGACTATGTCGAGGGCGTCCGCGTCATGCTGCCGCTGCTCCCCGGCGCCGTTCCCTTCGGCATGATCGCGGGCGCGGTTGCGGCCGAGGCGAAATTCGGCGCCGCCGCCGGGATCGGCCAGTCGATCGTCATTTACGCAGGCGCGGCGCAGCTTGCCTCGACCCAATTGATCGCCGACGCCGCGCCGGCCCTGATCGTGGTGCTGACAGGCCTTGTCATCAACCTGCGCTTTGCGATGTACAGCGCCTCGCTGGCGCCGCATTTCGCCGGCCTCTCGCTCCGCCGCCGCGCGATGCTCGCCTATCTGATGACCGACCAGTCCTATGCGCTCGGCATCACGCGCTATACCGCCGACAGCGAAATAACCGCGCGCGCAAAGGCCCGCTTCTATCTCGGCGGCGCGATCGCCATGTGGGTCGTCTGGCTGGCGGCGACGGCGGCGGGCTTCACGCTCGGCAGCCGTGTGCCGCCCAGCTGGTCGCTCGACTTCTTCGTGCCGTTGAGCTTTCTGGCGCTGCTGGTGCCGGGCATTCGCGACCGCGCCGCCGGCCTTGCCGCCGTGACCGGCGCGACGGTGGCCGTCGCCGCCTCGGGCCTTCCCTTCAACCTCGGCCTGTTTCTCGCCGCCGCCTGCGGCATCGCGGCCGGATATTTCTGCGAAACGCGATGGACGCCGAAAAAGCCGCAGCAGGGAGAGAACTGA
- a CDS encoding ATP-binding protein: MGNRIYSGVGDSTFRSLIGPTARGLALKMFVLLVLISAVQSYVDYRHLREMTFNHVAQRAASVSDHLAMRSILDDDFGIAEASQAVARETRWHADLLAVYLVDASGRPLAGHGAARIEDTNSFLADPLIGDMIRRSFAEGIAAGFETSANGIDSWAHVAALPDEGLATVTVVDLRPARAELSASLVSAVLRRIVTAAAVSVALFVLLHRAVIGPIARLAGAVRASSATGRFDVPPGMPKGELGDLAELFARVFKRLQSSRGENEQLALVANGTDAGVLIADRDGRIVWTNAGYTAMTGFSHQELEDRTPHEILTEHAGAGAPAVLAESIGDGEARNVETIGLTRDGKQYWATVEVRPIRDIQGEIRNFIVIENDITEMKETEIALKRSRQELQDRVQDLQVTYEQLEQERANLARTAQDLSNAKEAAENANRAKSAFLATMSHELRTPMNGVIGIADLLLSSEMPPVQRERVEMIRESGECLLTILNDILDLSKLEAGRMMLECAPVAPREVVETVVEVMRPNAEEKSLSLHVEISDNVPESIVGDATRLRQILFNLIGNAIKFTPEGHIDVTVDAIPDREADAMEILFTVRDTGIGIPEAMLPSLFTRFQQADSSISRTYGGTGLGLAIARELTTLMNGAISVESRDGEGSTFRVRLPVQVVADATAAPETQPQPQEPAAAAADEPHQLRVLLAEDQPVNQKLMMAVMERLGHDLTIAENGVEVIRKLREGSFDLILMDIQMPLMDGIQATKVIRSFDEPWHDIPIVAVTAHAMDGHREAYMEAGMNGFVSKPFKIDLLVAEMERTTQHRRPAAAGIGGTATAAAADAAPDAADPLADMLSELERMAG; the protein is encoded by the coding sequence ATGGGCAACCGCATCTATTCCGGCGTCGGAGACAGCACCTTTCGCTCGTTGATCGGGCCGACGGCGCGCGGCCTCGCCTTGAAGATGTTCGTGCTGCTGGTTCTGATCTCCGCCGTCCAGTCATATGTCGATTACCGCCATCTCCGTGAAATGACGTTCAACCATGTGGCGCAGCGCGCGGCATCGGTGAGCGATCATCTGGCGATGCGCTCGATCCTCGACGACGATTTCGGCATCGCCGAAGCGAGCCAGGCCGTCGCGCGCGAAACGCGCTGGCACGCCGACCTGCTGGCGGTCTATCTCGTCGACGCGTCCGGCCGGCCGCTCGCCGGACACGGCGCCGCGCGCATCGAAGACACGAATTCCTTTCTCGCCGATCCGCTCATCGGCGACATGATCCGCCGGAGCTTTGCCGAGGGCATTGCAGCCGGCTTTGAGACGAGCGCCAACGGCATCGACAGCTGGGCGCATGTCGCGGCCCTTCCCGACGAAGGCCTCGCGACCGTCACCGTGGTCGATCTGCGGCCGGCACGCGCCGAACTCTCGGCCTCCCTCGTCTCCGCCGTTCTGCGGCGCATCGTCACCGCCGCCGCCGTTTCCGTCGCCCTCTTCGTGCTGCTGCATCGCGCCGTCATCGGCCCGATAGCGCGGCTCGCCGGCGCCGTGCGCGCCAGCAGCGCGACCGGCCGCTTCGACGTTCCCCCCGGGATGCCGAAAGGCGAACTCGGCGATCTTGCGGAACTCTTTGCCCGCGTGTTCAAACGCCTGCAATCGAGCCGCGGCGAGAACGAACAACTGGCGCTGGTCGCCAACGGCACCGATGCCGGCGTGCTGATCGCCGACCGGGATGGCCGCATCGTCTGGACAAATGCCGGCTACACGGCCATGACGGGCTTCTCGCATCAGGAACTCGAGGACCGTACGCCGCACGAAATTCTGACCGAACATGCCGGCGCCGGGGCGCCGGCGGTCCTTGCCGAAAGCATCGGCGACGGTGAGGCACGCAACGTCGAAACCATCGGATTGACGCGCGACGGCAAGCAATACTGGGCGACCGTCGAGGTGCGTCCGATCCGCGATATTCAGGGCGAAATCCGCAACTTCATCGTCATCGAGAACGACATCACCGAGATGAAGGAAACCGAGATCGCGCTGAAACGCAGCCGCCAGGAATTGCAGGATCGCGTCCAGGACCTGCAGGTGACCTATGAACAGCTCGAACAGGAGCGCGCCAATCTCGCCCGAACCGCGCAGGACCTGTCGAACGCCAAGGAAGCGGCCGAAAACGCCAATCGCGCCAAGTCGGCTTTCCTCGCCACGATGAGCCATGAACTGAGAACGCCGATGAACGGCGTCATCGGCATTGCCGATCTTCTGTTGTCCAGCGAAATGCCGCCGGTGCAGCGCGAGCGCGTCGAGATGATCCGCGAATCCGGCGAATGCCTGCTTACAATCCTCAACGACATTCTCGATCTCTCGAAGCTTGAGGCCGGCCGGATGATGCTAGAGTGCGCCCCCGTGGCGCCTCGGGAAGTCGTCGAAACGGTCGTCGAGGTGATGCGGCCGAACGCCGAAGAGAAGTCGTTGTCGTTGCACGTCGAGATAAGCGACAACGTGCCCGAGAGCATCGTCGGCGACGCCACGCGGCTGCGCCAGATCCTGTTCAATCTGATCGGCAACGCGATCAAGTTCACACCCGAAGGCCACATCGATGTGACCGTCGATGCGATACCGGACCGCGAAGCCGACGCGATGGAGATTCTTTTCACGGTCCGCGACACCGGCATCGGTATCCCAGAGGCTATGCTGCCGAGTCTCTTCACGCGTTTCCAGCAGGCCGACTCCTCGATCTCCCGCACCTATGGCGGCACCGGTCTCGGCCTCGCTATCGCGCGCGAACTGACGACGCTGATGAACGGAGCGATATCGGTTGAGAGCCGCGACGGCGAAGGCAGCACCTTCCGCGTTCGTCTGCCCGTTCAGGTCGTGGCGGACGCAACCGCCGCGCCGGAAACGCAGCCGCAACCGCAGGAACCCGCGGCCGCGGCCGCCGACGAACCGCACCAACTGCGCGTGCTCCTGGCGGAAGACCAGCCGGTCAACCAGAAGCTGATGATGGCGGTGATGGAACGCCTCGGCCACGACCTGACCATTGCGGAGAACGGCGTCGAGGTTATTCGCAAGCTGCGCGAAGGCAGCTTCGACCTGATCCTGATGGACATCCAGATGCCGCTGATGGACGGCATTCAGGCGACGAAGGTCATTCGCAGCTTCGACGAACCCTGGCACGATATTCCGATTGTCGCCGTTACCGCGCATGCGATGGACGGACATCGCGAGGCCTACATGGAGGCCGGCATGAACGGCTTCGTCTCGAAGCCGTTCAAGATCGATCTGCTGGTGGCCGAAATGGAGCGTACGACGCAGCATCGCCGTCCGGCAGCAGCCGGAATTGGCGGGACGGCGACGGCAGCCGCCGCCGACGCAGCGCCCGATGCCGCGGACCCGCTGGCCGATATGCTGAGCGAACTGGAACGGATGGCCGGTTAG
- the gltB gene encoding glutamate synthase large subunit — translation MTQERERMDGAAMAEHAGLPAAQGLYDPRNEHDACGIGFVANIHNIKSHKLVEDGLRILENLEHRGAVGADPKAGDGAGILIQIPDAFFRKEAQKLDFTLPAEGHYGVGHMFLPKDEAERAKICALTEKVIAEEGQVFLGWRDVPVDNSDLGYSVKPTEPFHRQVFVGRGPACADQDAFERKLFVIRKRIFNTLFHETGSIPKGLYIASLSSRTIVYKGMLLAAQVGKYYTDLTDPDMVTAIALVHQRFSTNTFPTWSLAHPFRMICHNGEINTKRGNVNWIQARYSSMQSDLLGDDLKKLWPIAVEGQSDTACFDNALELLVMGGYSLAHAMMMLIPEAWAGNPLMDAERRAFYEYHAALMEPWDGPAAVAFTDGRQIGATLDRNGLRPARYYVTDDGFVMMASEMGVLPAPEEKIVEKWRLQPGRMLLIDLEQGRIIADDEIKAELAKLHPYQQWLNATQIQLEEMPAPLHPAKQPTYASLLDTQQAFGYTQEDLKFLMTPMAMEGQEAVGSMGTDTPISALSSKSKLLYTYFKQNFAQVTNPPIDPIREELVMSLVSFIGPRPNLLDLEGMSQVKRLEVRQPILTNEDLEKIRMIGEVADNHFRTQTLDITYDVKRGAGEMVDMLERLCARAEEAVKHGYNIVILSDRLISADRVAIPALLATSAVHHHLIRQGLRTSVGLVIETGEAREVHHFACLAGYGAEAINPYLAFETLIDILPDLDEGLTQKEAEKRYIKAIDKGLLKVMSKMGISTYQSYCGAQIFDAVGLKSDFTQKYFTGTVSMIEGVGVEEIAEETLRRHRLAFSDAPVLKNALDVGGEYAYRIRGEDHAWTSDSVRDLQHAVRGNSQDKYRAFARQINDQNERLLTIRGLFEIRKAEEAGRTPIALDEVEPASEIVKRFATGAMSFGSISREAHTTLALAMNRIGGKSNTGEGGEEADRFKPMANGDSMRSAIKQVASGRFGVTTEYLVNSDMIQIKMAQGAKPGEGGQLPGHKVDAVIAKVRHSTPGVGLISPPPHHDIYSIEDLAQLIFDLKNTNPAALVSVKLVSEVGVGTVAAGVSKARADHVTISGFEGGTGASPLTSIKHAGSPWEIGLAETHQTLVMNHLRGRIAVQADGGLRTGRDVVIAALLGADEFGFATAPLIAAGCIMMRKCHLNTCPVGVATQDPELRKRFVGTPEHVINYFFFVAEEVRELMAEMGYRKFDEMIGQMQMLDKRKVVEHWKAKGLDFSKLFHKPEAPKGVAIFHCEKQDHKIVDVLDRKLIAAAKEAIEARKPVQIEMPIRNTDRTTGAMLSGEIAKRHGHTGLPDDTIHVKLNGTAGQSFGAWTAAGVTLELEGEANDYVGKGLSGGRLIVYPPSNARIVPEKSIIVGNTVLYGAIAGECYFRGVAGERFAVRNSGAIAVVEGTGDHGCEYMTGGIVVVLGETGRNFAAGMSGGIAYVLDEHGMFERRCNLAMVDLEPVKEEHDIMERRRHQTGDLESHGRVDVMTDMTRFDSERLHQLIENHAHYTNSSRARAILDDWEAMLPKFRKVMPVEYRRALREMQKAQETAQAMAAAGE, via the coding sequence ATGACGCAAGAGCGGGAACGGATGGACGGAGCGGCAATGGCGGAACACGCCGGGCTTCCGGCCGCGCAAGGGCTCTATGACCCCCGCAACGAACACGATGCCTGCGGCATCGGCTTCGTCGCGAACATCCACAACATCAAATCCCACAAGCTCGTCGAGGACGGACTGCGGATTCTCGAAAACCTCGAGCATCGCGGCGCCGTCGGCGCGGACCCGAAGGCCGGCGACGGCGCCGGCATTCTGATCCAGATTCCCGACGCCTTTTTCCGCAAGGAAGCTCAGAAGCTCGACTTCACGCTGCCCGCCGAAGGACACTACGGCGTCGGCCACATGTTCCTGCCGAAGGACGAGGCCGAACGGGCCAAGATTTGCGCCCTGACCGAGAAGGTCATCGCGGAGGAAGGCCAGGTTTTCCTCGGCTGGCGCGACGTGCCGGTCGACAATTCCGACCTCGGCTATTCGGTGAAGCCGACCGAGCCTTTTCACCGGCAGGTCTTTGTCGGCCGCGGACCGGCTTGCGCGGATCAGGACGCGTTCGAGCGCAAGCTCTTCGTCATCCGCAAGCGCATCTTCAACACGCTCTTCCACGAGACGGGCTCGATCCCGAAGGGGCTCTATATTGCCTCGCTGTCGTCGCGCACCATCGTCTACAAGGGGATGCTGCTCGCGGCCCAGGTCGGCAAGTACTACACGGACCTCACCGACCCGGACATGGTGACGGCGATCGCGTTGGTGCATCAGCGCTTCTCCACCAACACTTTCCCGACATGGAGCCTCGCCCACCCGTTCCGCATGATTTGCCACAACGGCGAAATCAACACCAAGCGCGGCAACGTCAACTGGATTCAGGCGCGCTATTCGTCGATGCAGTCCGATCTTCTCGGCGACGACCTGAAGAAGCTCTGGCCGATCGCCGTCGAGGGCCAGTCGGACACCGCCTGTTTCGACAACGCGCTCGAACTTCTCGTGATGGGCGGCTATTCGCTCGCCCACGCGATGATGATGCTCATTCCCGAAGCCTGGGCCGGCAATCCGCTGATGGATGCCGAGCGCCGCGCCTTTTACGAATATCATGCGGCGCTGATGGAGCCGTGGGACGGCCCTGCCGCCGTTGCCTTCACCGACGGCCGCCAGATCGGCGCGACGCTCGACCGCAACGGCCTGCGCCCCGCCCGCTATTACGTCACCGATGACGGCTTCGTGATGATGGCCTCCGAAATGGGCGTGTTGCCCGCGCCGGAGGAGAAGATCGTCGAGAAGTGGCGTCTGCAGCCGGGCCGCATGCTGCTGATCGACCTTGAGCAGGGCCGCATCATTGCCGACGACGAAATCAAGGCTGAGCTGGCAAAGCTTCACCCCTATCAGCAATGGCTGAACGCGACGCAGATCCAGCTTGAGGAGATGCCGGCGCCGCTGCATCCGGCAAAGCAGCCGACCTATGCCTCGCTGCTCGATACGCAGCAGGCATTCGGCTACACGCAGGAAGATCTGAAGTTCCTGATGACGCCGATGGCGATGGAAGGACAGGAAGCCGTCGGATCGATGGGTACCGACACGCCCATCTCGGCCCTCTCCTCGAAGTCGAAGCTGCTCTACACCTATTTCAAACAGAACTTCGCGCAAGTGACCAATCCGCCGATCGACCCGATCCGAGAGGAACTGGTGATGTCGCTGGTCTCGTTCATCGGACCGCGCCCGAACCTGCTCGACCTTGAAGGCATGTCGCAGGTGAAGCGCCTCGAAGTGCGCCAGCCCATCCTGACCAACGAGGATCTCGAGAAGATCCGCATGATCGGCGAGGTTGCCGACAACCACTTCCGCACGCAGACGCTCGACATTACCTATGATGTGAAGCGCGGCGCCGGGGAAATGGTCGACATGCTGGAGCGTCTCTGCGCGCGCGCCGAAGAAGCGGTCAAGCACGGCTACAACATCGTCATCCTGTCGGACAGGCTGATTTCGGCGGACCGCGTCGCCATTCCGGCTCTGCTCGCGACCTCTGCCGTGCACCATCATTTGATCCGTCAGGGCCTGCGCACTTCGGTCGGCCTTGTGATCGAAACCGGCGAAGCGCGGGAGGTGCATCATTTTGCCTGTCTCGCGGGCTACGGCGCCGAAGCGATCAACCCCTATCTCGCTTTCGAGACGCTGATCGACATCCTGCCCGATCTCGACGAGGGCCTGACGCAGAAGGAAGCCGAAAAGCGCTACATCAAGGCGATCGACAAGGGTCTGCTGAAGGTCATGTCCAAGATGGGCATTTCGACCTATCAGTCCTATTGCGGCGCGCAGATTTTCGATGCCGTCGGCTTGAAGTCCGATTTCACACAGAAATATTTCACCGGCACCGTCTCGATGATCGAAGGCGTCGGCGTCGAGGAAATTGCCGAGGAAACGTTGCGCCGGCACAGGCTCGCCTTCTCCGATGCGCCGGTCCTGAAGAACGCGCTCGATGTTGGAGGCGAGTATGCCTACCGCATTCGCGGCGAGGACCACGCATGGACATCGGACAGCGTTCGCGACCTGCAGCACGCGGTGCGCGGCAACAGCCAGGACAAGTACCGGGCCTTCGCGCGCCAGATCAACGACCAGAACGAACGTCTGCTGACGATCCGCGGTCTCTTTGAAATCCGCAAAGCCGAGGAAGCGGGCCGCACGCCCATCGCGCTGGACGAAGTCGAACCGGCGTCCGAAATCGTCAAGCGCTTCGCGACCGGCGCGATGTCTTTCGGCTCGATCAGCCGCGAGGCGCATACGACGCTCGCGCTGGCGATGAACCGCATCGGCGGCAAGTCGAACACCGGCGAGGGCGGCGAGGAAGCCGACCGCTTCAAGCCGATGGCGAACGGCGACAGCATGCGCTCGGCGATCAAGCAGGTCGCGTCCGGCCGCTTCGGCGTGACGACGGAGTATCTCGTCAACTCGGACATGATCCAGATCAAGATGGCGCAGGGCGCAAAGCCCGGCGAAGGCGGCCAGTTGCCGGGCCACAAGGTGGACGCGGTGATCGCCAAGGTGCGTCACTCGACGCCGGGCGTCGGCCTGATCTCGCCGCCGCCGCATCACGACATCTATTCGATCGAGGATCTGGCGCAGCTCATTTTCGACCTGAAGAACACCAACCCGGCGGCCCTCGTCTCGGTCAAGCTCGTCTCCGAAGTCGGCGTCGGCACGGTCGCGGCCGGCGTCTCGAAGGCGCGCGCCGACCATGTGACGATCTCGGGTTTCGAGGGCGGCACCGGCGCCTCGCCGCTGACCTCGATCAAGCATGCGGGCAGCCCCTGGGAAATCGGCCTTGCCGAAACGCACCAGACGCTGGTGATGAACCATTTGCGCGGCCGCATCGCGGTGCAGGCCGACGGCGGATTGCGCACCGGACGCGACGTCGTCATCGCGGCGTTGCTGGGCGCCGACGAATTCGGCTTCGCGACCGCGCCGCTGATCGCCGCCGGCTGCATCATGATGCGCAAGTGCCACCTGAACACCTGCCCGGTCGGCGTTGCAACGCAGGACCCCGAACTCCGCAAGCGCTTCGTCGGCACGCCCGAGCACGTCATCAACTACTTCTTCTTCGTCGCCGAGGAAGTGCGCGAGCTGATGGCCGAGATGGGCTACCGGAAGTTCGACGAAATGATCGGCCAGATGCAGATGCTCGACAAGCGCAAGGTCGTCGAGCACTGGAAGGCCAAGGGTCTCGATTTCTCGAAGCTGTTCCACAAGCCCGAAGCGCCGAAGGGCGTCGCGATCTTCCACTGCGAAAAGCAGGACCACAAGATCGTGGACGTGCTGGACCGCAAGCTGATCGCCGCCGCAAAGGAGGCAATCGAAGCCCGCAAGCCCGTACAGATCGAAATGCCGATCCGCAATACCGACCGCACGACGGGCGCGATGCTTTCGGGCGAGATCGCGAAACGTCACGGACATACGGGCCTGCCCGACGACACAATCCATGTGAAGTTGAACGGCACCGCCGGGCAAAGCTTCGGCGCATGGACCGCCGCCGGCGTGACGCTGGAGCTTGAAGGCGAGGCCAACGACTATGTCGGCAAGGGCCTGTCGGGTGGGCGTCTAATCGTCTATCCGCCCTCCAATGCGCGCATCGTGCCGGAAAAGAGCATCATCGTCGGCAACACGGTGCTTTATGGCGCAATCGCCGGCGAATGCTATTTCCGCGGCGTCGCCGGCGAGCGCTTCGCCGTGCGCAACTCGGGCGCCATCGCCGTTGTCGAGGGCACCGGCGATCATGGCTGCGAATACATGACCGGCGGCATTGTCGTCGTTCTTGGCGAGACGGGCCGCAACTTCGCGGCCGGCATGTCGGGCGGCATCGCCTATGTGCTGGACGAACACGGCATGTTCGAGCGTCGTTGCAACCTTGCCATGGTCGATCTCGAACCGGTGAAGGAAGAACACGACATCATGGAACGTCGCCGCCACCAGACAGGCGACCTCGAAAGCCATGGCCGTGTCGACGTGATGACAGACATGACGCGTTTCGACTCCGAACGTCTGCACCAGTTGATCGAGAACCACGCGCATTACACCAATTCGTCGCGCGCGCGCGCCATTCTCGACGATTGGGAGGCCATGCTGCCGAAATTCCGCAAGGTAATGCCGGTGGAATATCGCCGGGCCTTGAGGGAAATGCAGAAGGCGCAGGAAACCGCGCAGGCAATGGCCGCAGCAGGAGAATAA
- a CDS encoding glutamate synthase subunit beta → MGKITGFLEIDRQDRKYLPAADRIRNYNEFVIPLAEDALRDQAARCMDCGIPYCHNGCPVNNQIPDWNDLVYRDDWEEACRNLHSTNNFPEFTGRICPAPCEASCTLNLTEAPVTIKTIECAIVDRGWKEGWIAPQRPAAKTGKKIAIVGSGPAGLAAAQQLSRRGHEVHVFERQAKAGGLLRYGIPDFKMEKHHIDRRIAQMEKEGTIFHYGVHVGVNKSAKDLDREFDAVLLTGGAEKPRDLEVEGRELSGVHFAMEFLPQQNRRVSDEPIGQVEPILAGGKHVVVIGGGDTGSDCIGTSFRQGAVSVTQLEIMPAPPEKENKLLTWPDWPLKMRTSSSQAEGAARDFAVMTRRILGKDGHVRAIECVRVDEKMQAIPGSEFEIKADLVLLAMGFVHPVHEGMLAELGLQLDKRGNVAADTATYKSSLDRIFAAGDMRRGQSLVVWAIREGRQAAREVDLFLMGETTLPR, encoded by the coding sequence GTGGGAAAGATTACCGGTTTCCTGGAAATCGACAGGCAGGACCGCAAGTACCTGCCTGCCGCCGACCGCATCAGGAACTACAACGAGTTCGTGATCCCGCTCGCCGAGGACGCCCTGCGCGACCAGGCGGCGCGCTGCATGGATTGCGGCATTCCCTATTGTCACAATGGCTGTCCGGTCAACAACCAGATTCCGGACTGGAACGACCTCGTCTATCGCGACGACTGGGAAGAAGCCTGCCGCAACCTCCACTCGACCAACAACTTCCCCGAATTCACCGGCCGCATCTGCCCCGCGCCCTGCGAGGCAAGCTGCACGTTGAACCTCACCGAAGCGCCGGTAACGATCAAGACGATCGAATGCGCCATTGTCGACCGCGGCTGGAAGGAAGGCTGGATTGCACCGCAGCGCCCGGCCGCGAAAACCGGCAAGAAGATCGCCATTGTCGGCTCAGGCCCCGCAGGCCTTGCCGCCGCGCAACAGCTTTCGCGGCGCGGCCACGAGGTGCATGTGTTCGAACGGCAGGCCAAGGCCGGCGGATTGCTGCGCTACGGCATTCCCGACTTCAAGATGGAAAAGCATCACATCGACCGCCGCATCGCCCAGATGGAGAAGGAAGGCACGATCTTCCACTACGGCGTCCATGTCGGCGTCAACAAGAGTGCGAAGGATCTCGACCGCGAGTTCGATGCCGTGCTGCTGACCGGCGGCGCCGAAAAGCCGCGCGATCTCGAAGTCGAAGGCCGCGAGCTTTCCGGCGTTCATTTCGCGATGGAGTTCCTGCCGCAGCAGAACCGGCGCGTCTCCGACGAACCCATCGGCCAGGTCGAACCGATCCTTGCCGGCGGCAAGCATGTCGTCGTCATTGGCGGCGGCGACACCGGCTCCGACTGCATCGGCACATCGTTCCGTCAGGGTGCTGTTTCGGTGACGCAACTCGAAATCATGCCGGCGCCGCCGGAAAAGGAAAACAAGCTGCTGACCTGGCCGGATTGGCCGCTGAAGATGCGCACATCCTCAAGCCAGGCCGAGGGCGCGGCGCGCGACTTTGCGGTGATGACGCGGCGTATCCTCGGCAAGGACGGGCATGTCCGTGCCATCGAATGCGTCCGGGTCGATGAGAAAATGCAAGCCATCCCCGGCTCCGAATTCGAAATCAAGGCCGACCTCGTATTGCTCGCGATGGGATTTGTGCATCCTGTCCACGAGGGCATGCTGGCGGAACTTGGGCTGCAGCTCGACAAACGCGGCAATGTCGCCGCCGACACGGCGACCTACAAATCGTCGCTCGACAGGATTTTCGCCGCCGGCGACATGCGCCGCGGCCAATCGCTTGTCGTATGGGCCATTCGCGAGGGCCGGCAGGCTGCCCGCGAGGTAGACCTGTTCCTGATGGGGGAAACGACATTGCCGCGCTGA
- a CDS encoding Hpt domain-containing protein gives MGFPKDEATGDYDSLIAQAEAAVEALRDTYREQLANDVAALEEVWARLEGGAPAEATLAELHGIAHNIKGQGGSFGYDLVTEIGASFCDYLRSGKRSSADERNIIHMHIRMLKTVSENNISGDGGETGRRIAEKLDVLTGRSAG, from the coding sequence ATGGGATTTCCCAAAGACGAGGCGACGGGCGACTACGACAGCCTGATTGCGCAAGCCGAGGCTGCGGTCGAAGCCTTGCGCGACACCTATCGCGAACAGCTTGCCAACGATGTTGCGGCGCTCGAAGAAGTCTGGGCCCGTCTCGAAGGCGGCGCACCGGCCGAGGCAACGCTTGCCGAGCTTCATGGCATCGCCCACAACATCAAAGGGCAGGGCGGTTCGTTCGGCTACGACCTCGTCACCGAAATCGGCGCCTCTTTCTGCGACTATCTGCGCAGCGGTAAACGCTCATCCGCCGATGAACGCAATATCATCCACATGCATATCCGCATGCTGAAGACGGTTTCCGAGAACAACATTTCGGGAGATGGCGGCGAGACGGGCCGCCGTATTGCCGAGAAGCTCGACGTCTTGACGGGCCGCAGCGCCGGCTAA